In a genomic window of Gossypium arboreum isolate Shixiya-1 chromosome 7, ASM2569848v2, whole genome shotgun sequence:
- the LOC108470473 gene encoding uncharacterized protein LOC108470473 isoform X1: MDLLQTYADKSDGEDQSHQPSTSSPDSSPPRLIPSKSAAPKVDDTMLALTVAKAHQSHSKPIDPSQHVVVFNPTYDQLWAPIYGPAHPYAKDGIAQGMRNHKLGFVEDAAIDSFVFDEQYNTFHKYGYAADPSGNNYIGDLDALQKNDAISVYNIPQHEQKKRKIGKMKDVEMENEVVGGEHEVDPTEIDNPASDVWLMKNKKSPWAGKKVGVQTELTEEQKKYAEEYAKKKEEKGHSVEKGEHLVDKTTFHGKEERDYQGRSWIAPPKDAKATNDHCYIPKRLIHTWSGHTKGVSAIRFFPKYGHLILSAGMDTKVKIWDVFNSGKCMRTYMGHSKAVRDISFCNDGTKFLTAGYDKNIKYWDTETGQVISTFSTGKIPYVVKLNPDEDKQHILLAGMSDKKIVQWDINTGQTTQEYDQHLGAVNTITFVDNNRRFVTSSDDKSLRVWEFGIPVVIKYISEPHMHSMPAISLHPNTNWLAAQSLDNQILIYSTRERFQLNKKKRFAGHIVAGYACQVNFSPDGRFVMSGDGEGKCWFWDWKSCKVFRTLKCHEGVCIGCEWHPLEQSKVATCGWDGLIKYWD, translated from the exons ATGGATCTTCTCCAAACATATGCAGATAAAAGTGATGGTGAAGACCAAAGTCACCAGCCATCTACTTCATCTCCAGACTCTTCACCTCCACGACTCATCCCTTCCAAATCTGCTGCACCCAAGGTTGATGACACAATGCTGGCCTTAACAGTAGCAAAAGCGCATCAATCCCATTCGAAGCCCATTGATCCAAGCCAGCATGTTGTTGTCTTCAATCCCACCTATGACCAACTCTGGGCCCCTATTTATGGCCCAGCTCATCCATATGCCAAGGATGGCATCGCCCAGGGCATGCGCAATCACAAGCTGGGATTTGTTGAGGATGCCGCAATTGATTCTTTTGTTTTTGATGAGCAATACAACACCTTCCACAAATATGGTTATGCTGCTGACCCTTCGGGGAACAACTATATCGGTGATTTGGATGCTTTGCAGAAGAATGATGCCATTTCAGTCTATAACATTCCACAACATGAGCAAAAGAAGCGAAAAATTGGAAAAATGAAGGATGTTGAAATGGAGAATGAGGTTGTGGGTGGTGAGCATGAGGTTGATCCAACAGAGATTGACAATCCGGCCAGTGACGTATGGTTGATGAAGAATAAAAAGAGTCCTTGGGCAGGTAAAAAAGTGGGGGTGCAAACCGAGTTGACTGAGGAGCAAAAGAAGTATGCAGAGGAGTATgcgaagaagaaagaagagaaagggCATTCAGTTGAGAAAGGTGAGCACTTGGTGGATAAGACTACTTTTCACGGAAAGGAGGAGAGAGATTACCAAGGAAGGTCTTGGATTGCTCCTCCTAAAGATGCAAAAGCAACAAATGATCATTGTTATATACCAAAAAGATTGATACACACTTGGAGTGGGCACACTAAGGGTGTCTCAGCTATCAGGTTCTTCCCTAAGTACGGTCATTTGATTCTCTCTGCTGGGATGGATACTAAAGTGAAGATCTGGGATGTGTTCAATTCAGGCAAGTGTATGAGGACATATATGGGTCATTCAAAGGCAGTGAGAGATATTTCATTTTGTAATGATGGCACTAAATTTTTAACTGCTGGATATGACAAGAACATCAAGTATTGGGATACTGAAACCGGGCAGGTTATATCAACTTTCTCAACTGGGAAGATTCCTTATGTAGTTAAGCTTAACCCTGATGAAGATAAGCAGCATATTCTGTTAGCGGGAATGAGTGATAAGAAGATTGTTCAGTGGGATATTAATACTGGACAGACTACACAAGAGTATGATCAGCATTTAGGGGCAGTGAATACCATTACATTTGTCGATAACAATAGGAGATTTGTTACCTCAAGTGACGACAAGTCACTTCGAGTATGGGAGTTTGGAATTCCTGTTGTTATAAAGTATATTAGTGAGCCTCACATGCACTCTATGCCAGCCATTTCACTTCACCCCAACACTAATTGGCTTGCTGCTCAAAGTTTGGATAACCAAATTCTTATTTACAGCACCAGGGAGCGGTTTCAGCTTAACAAAAAGAAAAGGTTTGCTGGGCACATTGTGGCTGGCTATGCTTGCCAAGTCAATTTTTCACCAGACGGACGGTTTGTTATGTCTGGAGATGGAGAGGGTAAGTGCTGGTTTTGGGACTGGAAGAGCTGCAAAGTATTTAGAACCCTCAAGTGCCATGAGGGAGTTTGCATTGGGTGTGAGTGGCATCCATTGGAGCAAAGTAAAGTTGCAACTTGTGGCTGGGATGGCTTGATCAAGTACTG GGACTAA
- the LOC108470473 gene encoding uncharacterized protein LOC108470473 isoform X2 — protein MDLLQTYADKSDGEDQSHQPSTSSPDSSPPRLIPSKSAAPKVDDTMLALTVAKAHQSHSKPIDPSQHVVVFNPTYDQLWAPIYGPAHPYAKDGIAQGMRNHKLGFVEDAAIDSFVFDEQYNTFHKYGYAADPSGNNYIGDLDALQKNDAISVYNIPQHEQKKRKIGKMKDVEMENEVVGGEHEVDPTEIDNPASDVWLMKNKKSPWAGKKVGVQTELTEEQKKYAEEYAKKKEEKGHSVEKGEHLVDKTTFHGKEERDYQGRSWIAPPKDAKATNDHCYIPKRLIHTWSGHTKGVSAIRFFPKYGHLILSAGMDTKVKIWDVFNSGKCMRTYMGHSKAVRDISFCNDGTKFLTAGYDKNIKYWDTETGQVISTFSTGKIPYVVKLNPDEDKQHILLAGMSDKKIVQWDINTGQTTQEYDQHLGAVNTITFVDNNRRFVTSSDDKSLRVWEFGIPVVIKYISEPHMHSMPAISLHPNTNWLAAQSLDNQILIYSTRERFQLNKKKRFAGHIVAGYACQVNFSPDGRFVMSGDGEGKCWFWDWKSCKVFRTLKCHEGVCIGCEWHPLEQSKVATCGWDGLIKYW, from the coding sequence ATGGATCTTCTCCAAACATATGCAGATAAAAGTGATGGTGAAGACCAAAGTCACCAGCCATCTACTTCATCTCCAGACTCTTCACCTCCACGACTCATCCCTTCCAAATCTGCTGCACCCAAGGTTGATGACACAATGCTGGCCTTAACAGTAGCAAAAGCGCATCAATCCCATTCGAAGCCCATTGATCCAAGCCAGCATGTTGTTGTCTTCAATCCCACCTATGACCAACTCTGGGCCCCTATTTATGGCCCAGCTCATCCATATGCCAAGGATGGCATCGCCCAGGGCATGCGCAATCACAAGCTGGGATTTGTTGAGGATGCCGCAATTGATTCTTTTGTTTTTGATGAGCAATACAACACCTTCCACAAATATGGTTATGCTGCTGACCCTTCGGGGAACAACTATATCGGTGATTTGGATGCTTTGCAGAAGAATGATGCCATTTCAGTCTATAACATTCCACAACATGAGCAAAAGAAGCGAAAAATTGGAAAAATGAAGGATGTTGAAATGGAGAATGAGGTTGTGGGTGGTGAGCATGAGGTTGATCCAACAGAGATTGACAATCCGGCCAGTGACGTATGGTTGATGAAGAATAAAAAGAGTCCTTGGGCAGGTAAAAAAGTGGGGGTGCAAACCGAGTTGACTGAGGAGCAAAAGAAGTATGCAGAGGAGTATgcgaagaagaaagaagagaaagggCATTCAGTTGAGAAAGGTGAGCACTTGGTGGATAAGACTACTTTTCACGGAAAGGAGGAGAGAGATTACCAAGGAAGGTCTTGGATTGCTCCTCCTAAAGATGCAAAAGCAACAAATGATCATTGTTATATACCAAAAAGATTGATACACACTTGGAGTGGGCACACTAAGGGTGTCTCAGCTATCAGGTTCTTCCCTAAGTACGGTCATTTGATTCTCTCTGCTGGGATGGATACTAAAGTGAAGATCTGGGATGTGTTCAATTCAGGCAAGTGTATGAGGACATATATGGGTCATTCAAAGGCAGTGAGAGATATTTCATTTTGTAATGATGGCACTAAATTTTTAACTGCTGGATATGACAAGAACATCAAGTATTGGGATACTGAAACCGGGCAGGTTATATCAACTTTCTCAACTGGGAAGATTCCTTATGTAGTTAAGCTTAACCCTGATGAAGATAAGCAGCATATTCTGTTAGCGGGAATGAGTGATAAGAAGATTGTTCAGTGGGATATTAATACTGGACAGACTACACAAGAGTATGATCAGCATTTAGGGGCAGTGAATACCATTACATTTGTCGATAACAATAGGAGATTTGTTACCTCAAGTGACGACAAGTCACTTCGAGTATGGGAGTTTGGAATTCCTGTTGTTATAAAGTATATTAGTGAGCCTCACATGCACTCTATGCCAGCCATTTCACTTCACCCCAACACTAATTGGCTTGCTGCTCAAAGTTTGGATAACCAAATTCTTATTTACAGCACCAGGGAGCGGTTTCAGCTTAACAAAAAGAAAAGGTTTGCTGGGCACATTGTGGCTGGCTATGCTTGCCAAGTCAATTTTTCACCAGACGGACGGTTTGTTATGTCTGGAGATGGAGAGGGTAAGTGCTGGTTTTGGGACTGGAAGAGCTGCAAAGTATTTAGAACCCTCAAGTGCCATGAGGGAGTTTGCATTGGGTGTGAGTGGCATCCATTGGAGCAAAGTAAAGTTGCAACTTGTGGCTGGGATGGCTTGATCAAGTACTGGTGA